A genomic region of Zalophus californianus isolate mZalCal1 chromosome 11, mZalCal1.pri.v2, whole genome shotgun sequence contains the following coding sequences:
- the LOC113913569 gene encoding olfactory receptor 5L1-like, which produces MAEMGEENCTFITEFIFLGLADAPELRVFLFLVFLLIYGVTVLGNLGMMALIQVSSQLHTPMYFFLSHLSFVDFCYSTIIVPKMLSNILNRDKAISFLGCMVQFYLFCTYAITEVFLLAVMAYDRFVAICNPLWYMVTMSWNLCMELVSCCYLCGMVCSLIHLCLALEIPSYRSNVINHFFCDLPPLLLLACSDVSINELMVFIVATVNEIITIVIIFTSYLLILITILRMHSAEGRHKAFSTCASHLTAILVFHGTILFIYCRPSSGNSVETDKVATVFYTIVIPMLNPFIYSLRNKDVKEALKKVLRSRLSFEKLFS; this is translated from the coding sequence ATGGCAGAAATGGGGGAGGAAAACTGCACCTTTATTACAGAGTTCATTTTTCTCGGATTAGCAGATGCCCCTGAGCTGAGAGTCTTCCTCTTCTTGGTGTTCCTTCTCATTTATGGAGTCACGGTTTTGGGAAATCTAGGCATGATGGCATTGATTCAGGTCAGCTCTCAACTTCACACTCCCATGTACTTTTTCCTCAGCCACTTGTCCTTTGTGGATTTTTGCTACTCCACGATCATCGTGCCAAAGATGCTGTCCAATATCTTAAACAGGGACAAAGCCATCTCTTTCCTGGGATGCATGGTGCAATTCTACTTGTTTTGTACCTATGCAATCACTGAGGTCTTCCTGCTGGCTGTGATGGCTTATGACCGTTTTGTGGCCATCTGCAACCCACTGTGGTACATGGTCACCATGTCCTGGAATCTCTGTATGGAGCTGGTGTCTTGCTGCTACCTCTGTGGGATGGTGTGTTCTCTGATCCACTTGTGTTTAGCTCTTGAGATCCCATCCTATAGATCAAATGTGATTAACCACTTCTTTTGTGATCTACCCCCTCTCTTATTGCTTGCTTGCTCCGATGTCTCTATTAATGAACTTATGGTGTTCATTGTGGCCACTGTCAATGAGATCATCACCATTGTGATCATCTTCACCTCCTACTTGCTGATTCTCATCACCATCTTGAGGATGCACTCTGCAGAGGGAAGGCACAAAGCCTTTTCCACCTGTGCCTCCCACCTCACAGCCATCCTTGTCTTCCATGGAacaattcttttcatttattgcCGGCCTAGTTCTGGCAACAGTGTGGAGACTGACAAAGTGGCCACGGTGTTCTACACCATAGTGATCCCCATGCTGAACCCCTTCATCTATAGCCTGAGGAACAAGGATGTGAAAGAAGCTCTCAAGAAAGTATTGCGATCTAGATTATCttttgaaaaactattttcttaa
- the LOC113915406 gene encoding olfactory receptor 5I1-like: MEFENRAVKIEFFLLGFSDHPELWRILLAVFLFIYSITLMGNLGMMLLITTCSHLHTPMYFFLCILSFIDVCYSSVIAPKLLVDLVSDKKTISYKGCAAQLYSFRSLVDTESFLLAAMAYDRYIAICNPLLYKVIMSKRVCCQLAIGAFLGGTMSSVIHTANTFHLSFCSKEINHFFCDISPLFSLSCTDTYMHNIILVVFAGLVEAICLLTVLLSYVCIIAAILKTSSAEGRRKGFSTCASHLTVVTIYHGTLIFIYLCPSTGHSLDTDKVTSVFYTLIIPMLNPLIYSLRNKDVKNAFRKMISPKLFS, translated from the coding sequence ATGGAGTTCGAGAACCGCGCTGTGAAGATAGAGTTCTTTCTCTTGGGATTTAGTGACCATCCAGAGCTTTGGAGGATTCTTTTGgctgtgtttctttttatctacTCCATTACCCTCATGGGGAACCTTGGGATGATGTTATTAATCACAACCTGTTCCCACTTGCACACCCCAATGTACTTTTTCCTCTGTATATTGTCATTTATAGATGTATGCTACTCTTCTGTCATTGCCCCCAAATTACTTGTGGACTTGGTTTCTGATAAAAAGACCATTTCTTACAAGGGCTGTGCTGCACAGTTATATTCTTTCCGCTCTTTGGTTGACACGGAATCTTTCCTCTTGGCTGCCATGGCTTATGACCGATACATAGCAATCTGCAACCCACTGCTTTATAAGGTTATTATGTCCAAAAGGGTTTGCTGCCAGCTTGCCATTGGAGCATTTTTGGGAGGTACCATGAGCTCAGTTATTCACACTGCTAATACCTTCCATCTGTCTTTCTGCTCCAAAGAGATTAACCATTTCTTCTGTGATATCTCCCcgcttttctctttgtcttgcaCTGATACTTACATGCATAACATTATTCTGGTAGTCTTCGCTGGTTTGGTGGAAGCTATCTGTCTTCTAACAGTCCTTCTCTCTTATGTCTGCATCATAGCAGCTATTCTTAAAACAAGTTCTgctgaaggaagaagaaaagggttTTCCACTTGTGCCTCCCATCTGACCGTAGTCACAATCTACCATGGTaccctcatttttatttatttgtgcccCAGCACTGGTCATTCACTGGATACTGACAAAGTAACCTCTGTGTTCTACACATTGATTATACCTATGTTGAATCCCCTAATTTACAGTCTAAGGAACAAAGATGTCAAAAATGCCTTTAGGAAAATGATCAGtccaaaattgttttcttaa